The Sulfurovum riftiae genome has a window encoding:
- a CDS encoding ribonucleoside-diphosphate reductase subunit alpha, translated as MIRVVKRNGRVETLDVSKIQKYTSAAVEGLEGVSQSELEVDAKLQFRDMITSEEIQTTLIKTAVDKIDIDRPNWTFVAARLFLYDIYHKATGFTGYNHLREHFERGEKEGRIVLGLKDKYDLDDLNDYLKPERDLQFTYLGLRTLYDRYLLKDRNGVPIELPQQLFMGVAMFLAQNEFDCQTWAKKFYDILSKFEVMAATPTLSNARTPRHQLSSCYIGSTPDNIEGIFDGYKEMALLSKFGGGIGWDWSLVRGMGSYIDGHKHAAGGIVPFLKIANDVAIAVDQLGTRKGAIAVYIEPWHVDVRDFLDLKKNSGEERRRAHDLFPALWLNDLFMKRVEEDATWTLFDPFEVNELTELYGEEFEKRYIELEHSDAEITREVISAKGLWKEILRSYFETGNPFLTFKDAANKANPNKHVGVIRSSNLCTEIFQNTGPNTYKTRFTFTDGTIESYDENEMLTVDNGTTKPAKKVTALDSLNGKQIWIVDKEKIDGATAVCNLASINLSKIHTQEDLARVIPTAVRMLDNVIDLNFYPLAKVKRTNEKSRSIGLGVMGEAQMLAENRIEWGSHEHFTKIDEVMESVSYYTIEASSNLALEKGKYPTFDGSDWSKGIFPIDKANENACKLVDRGGLFGYSHDWTALKEKVKTDGMRNGYLMAVAPTSSISILTGTTQAIEPVYKRKWFEENLSGLIPVVAPNLSADTWQYYTPSYDLDQNVLIKAGAIRQKWIDQGQSLNIFITLDKASGKYLNEIYMNAWKFGLKSTYYLRSQSPESSNDVEDRSQECVGCQ; from the coding sequence ATGATCAGAGTAGTAAAGCGTAACGGAAGAGTAGAGACACTGGACGTATCCAAGATCCAGAAATACACATCGGCAGCGGTCGAAGGGCTTGAAGGCGTCAGCCAGAGTGAGTTGGAAGTCGATGCCAAGCTGCAGTTCCGTGACATGATCACCTCCGAGGAGATACAGACAACACTCATCAAGACAGCGGTTGACAAGATCGATATTGACAGACCCAACTGGACCTTTGTTGCTGCAAGACTTTTCCTCTACGACATCTACCACAAAGCGACCGGTTTTACAGGCTACAACCATCTCCGTGAGCACTTCGAACGCGGGGAGAAAGAGGGGCGTATCGTCCTTGGGTTGAAAGACAAATATGACCTCGATGACCTTAACGATTATCTCAAGCCCGAACGTGACCTTCAGTTCACGTACTTGGGGCTGCGTACACTGTATGACAGGTACCTGCTAAAAGACAGGAACGGTGTTCCCATAGAGTTGCCCCAGCAGCTCTTCATGGGGGTAGCAATGTTCCTGGCGCAGAACGAGTTCGACTGCCAGACCTGGGCGAAGAAGTTCTATGACATCCTGAGCAAGTTCGAAGTAATGGCCGCGACACCGACACTCTCCAATGCACGTACCCCGAGACACCAGCTCAGTTCATGCTACATCGGTTCGACCCCGGACAACATCGAAGGGATCTTCGACGGCTACAAAGAGATGGCACTGCTTTCCAAGTTTGGCGGCGGTATCGGTTGGGACTGGTCACTGGTAAGAGGTATGGGTTCCTACATCGACGGGCACAAGCATGCAGCAGGGGGGATCGTACCTTTCCTCAAGATCGCCAATGACGTTGCCATTGCGGTTGACCAGCTCGGTACCCGTAAAGGCGCCATCGCAGTCTATATCGAGCCGTGGCATGTGGATGTCAGGGATTTTCTTGACCTCAAGAAGAACTCAGGTGAGGAGCGCCGAAGAGCACATGACCTCTTCCCGGCACTCTGGCTGAACGACCTCTTCATGAAGCGTGTGGAAGAGGATGCGACATGGACACTCTTCGACCCTTTCGAAGTGAACGAGTTGACAGAACTCTACGGTGAGGAGTTTGAGAAAAGATATATCGAGCTGGAGCACTCGGATGCTGAGATCACCCGAGAGGTGATCTCAGCCAAAGGGCTCTGGAAAGAGATACTCCGTTCATACTTTGAGACAGGGAACCCGTTCCTTACCTTCAAGGATGCTGCCAACAAGGCCAACCCGAACAAGCATGTGGGGGTCATCCGCTCTTCAAACCTCTGTACGGAGATCTTCCAGAACACAGGTCCGAACACATACAAGACACGCTTCACCTTCACGGACGGTACCATCGAGTCTTATGACGAGAACGAGATGTTGACAGTTGACAACGGTACGACCAAGCCTGCTAAGAAGGTCACGGCACTTGACAGCCTGAACGGAAAACAGATCTGGATCGTTGACAAAGAGAAGATTGACGGGGCTACGGCAGTCTGTAACCTTGCCTCCATCAACCTCTCCAAGATACATACACAGGAAGACCTTGCGCGTGTCATCCCCACAGCGGTCCGTATGCTTGACAATGTCATCGACCTGAACTTCTACCCGCTTGCCAAAGTAAAGAGGACCAATGAGAAGTCACGCTCCATTGGCTTGGGTGTCATGGGTGAAGCGCAGATGCTCGCCGAGAACAGGATCGAGTGGGGAAGCCATGAACATTTTACCAAGATCGATGAGGTGATGGAATCTGTCTCCTACTATACGATCGAAGCCTCAAGCAACCTTGCATTGGAAAAAGGAAAGTACCCGACCTTTGACGGTTCTGACTGGTCCAAGGGGATCTTCCCTATTGACAAGGCCAATGAGAATGCTTGTAAACTGGTTGACAGAGGCGGGCTCTTCGGTTACAGCCATGACTGGACAGCACTCAAAGAGAAGGTCAAGACAGATGGTATGCGAAACGGATACCTCATGGCAGTGGCACCGACCTCTTCCATCTCTATCCTTACCGGTACGACACAGGCGATCGAACCGGTCTACAAGAGAAAGTGGTTCGAAGAGAACCTTTCCGGGCTCATCCCTGTGGTCGCACCGAACCTTTCTGCCGATACTTGGCAGTACTATACGCCGAGCTACGACCTGGACCAGAACGTGCTCATCAAAGCGGGTGCCATCAGACAGAAGTGGATAGACCAGGGACAGTCGCTCAACATTTTCATTACGCTGGACAAAGCGAGTGGTAAGTACCTCAACGAGATCTATATGAATGCCTGGAAGTTCGGTCTGAAGTCTACCTATTATCTAAGAAGCCAGTCGCCGGAGAGCAGTAATGATGTGGAGGACAGAAGCCAGGAATGCGTAGGCTGCCAATAA
- the purB gene encoding adenylosuccinate lyase, with protein sequence MVERYSREEMASKWTMQAKYQAWLDVELAVVKAWNRLGLIPDEDAEKIVKNAGFSVERIDEIEAVTRHDLIAFTTSVSETLGEESRWFHYGMTSSDTVDTAVALQMTASLKIIIEDVKMMMESIKKRAMEHKMTLMVGRSHGIHGEPITFGLVLAVWYDEMARHLENLEQTMEVIRVGQISGAMGNFAHAPLELEEYAMEELGLKPAPASNQVIQRDRYARLASALALLASSIEKFAVQVRHWQRTEVYEVEEYFAKGQKGSSAMPHKRNPILTENITGLARIIRAYAIPAMENVALWHERDISHSSTERFWLPDSFITTDFMLHRMNNVIANMTVMPENMIRNLNLTGGLVFSQRVLLELPKAGVSREDAYKIVQRNAMKVWEEIQQGKPTVNEKGESLYLQYLLADEELRKSLSEEQIRECFNFDYYTKNVDRIFARVFK encoded by the coding sequence ATGGTAGAAAGATATTCACGTGAAGAGATGGCAAGCAAATGGACGATGCAGGCAAAATATCAGGCATGGCTCGATGTAGAGCTTGCTGTAGTAAAAGCCTGGAACAGACTGGGGCTCATTCCCGATGAGGATGCAGAAAAGATCGTAAAGAACGCAGGCTTTTCTGTAGAACGTATCGACGAGATCGAAGCGGTCACAAGACATGACCTCATTGCCTTCACCACTTCCGTTTCCGAGACACTGGGAGAAGAGAGCAGATGGTTCCACTACGGTATGACCTCTTCGGATACTGTCGATACGGCTGTCGCACTTCAGATGACCGCTTCGCTTAAGATCATCATCGAAGATGTGAAGATGATGATGGAATCCATCAAGAAAAGAGCGATGGAACACAAAATGACACTCATGGTGGGAAGAAGCCACGGTATTCACGGTGAGCCTATTACTTTCGGTCTGGTGCTGGCAGTCTGGTATGACGAGATGGCACGACACCTTGAGAACCTTGAGCAGACCATGGAGGTCATCAGGGTAGGTCAGATCTCGGGAGCAATGGGGAACTTTGCACACGCACCACTTGAGCTTGAAGAGTATGCGATGGAAGAGCTTGGCCTCAAACCGGCACCGGCATCCAACCAGGTGATCCAGAGAGACCGTTATGCAAGACTTGCTTCTGCGTTGGCACTGCTTGCTTCAAGCATCGAGAAATTTGCCGTACAGGTAAGACACTGGCAGCGTACGGAAGTCTATGAAGTGGAAGAGTACTTTGCCAAAGGCCAGAAAGGTTCTTCAGCTATGCCGCATAAAAGAAACCCTATCTTGACGGAGAATATCACCGGGCTTGCACGTATCATCAGGGCGTATGCGATACCGGCCATGGAAAATGTGGCACTCTGGCATGAAAGAGACATCTCCCACTCTTCTACGGAACGTTTCTGGCTGCCCGACTCGTTCATCACGACAGACTTCATGCTGCATAGAATGAACAATGTCATTGCCAACATGACGGTGATGCCTGAGAACATGATAAGAAACCTGAACCTTACCGGCGGACTGGTCTTCTCCCAAAGAGTACTGCTCGAACTGCCAAAAGCAGGTGTAAGCCGTGAAGATGCCTACAAGATCGTCCAGCGTAATGCAATGAAAGTGTGGGAAGAGATCCAGCAGGGGAAACCTACCGTGAATGAAAAAGGGGAATCTCTCTATCTTCAGTACCTGCTTGCAGATGAAGAGCTCAGAAAGTCCTTAAGCGAAGAGCAGATCAGAGAGTGTTTCAATTTTGATTATTATACTAAAAATGTAGACAGGATCTTCGCACGCGTGTTCAAATAG
- a CDS encoding RluA family pseudouridine synthase, which yields MPFVKEKFHVKHTMPAFLFIMREFDFTQGQAQRLISKGRLLVNGESIFNSGTKLDAGEVEVVYFKADSQGKRPLFSNRDFMIFEKPSGVLVHPNTMATPYSMLDEIRHISGDNANATHRIDMETSGLLLASKHKKAEHFLKNSFEIKTIRKSYLAWVDGKIDAPFCVSEKIKINNDYSKLKHKVFISDEGKISHTDFTPLKYDETLDATLLACYPLTGRTHQIRIHLFHVKHPILGDPIYGTTFEAANSYLEDEISEEERFIETGAQRLMLHAHTLSFTYGNRFFIESKSDFGEMSGLICPKDIRRFNRS from the coding sequence ATGCCATTTGTCAAAGAGAAGTTTCACGTGAAACATACCATGCCCGCCTTTTTATTTATCATGCGGGAGTTTGACTTCACGCAGGGACAGGCACAGCGTCTTATCAGCAAAGGCCGTCTGCTGGTAAATGGTGAATCCATCTTCAATTCCGGAACCAAGCTAGACGCCGGAGAGGTGGAAGTCGTTTACTTCAAAGCGGACTCCCAGGGAAAGAGACCGCTCTTTTCAAACAGAGACTTCATGATCTTTGAGAAGCCTTCAGGTGTATTGGTACATCCCAATACCATGGCGACCCCATACTCCATGCTCGATGAGATACGCCATATCAGCGGTGACAATGCAAATGCCACACACCGCATAGACATGGAAACCTCCGGCCTGTTGCTCGCCAGCAAACACAAGAAAGCTGAGCATTTTCTCAAGAACTCTTTTGAGATAAAGACCATCAGAAAAAGCTATCTGGCCTGGGTAGACGGCAAGATAGATGCACCCTTCTGCGTCTCCGAAAAGATCAAAATAAACAACGATTACAGCAAGTTAAAACACAAGGTCTTCATCTCCGATGAGGGCAAGATTTCACATACAGACTTCACCCCTCTCAAGTACGACGAAACACTTGACGCCACACTGCTTGCCTGCTATCCGCTGACAGGCAGAACACACCAGATACGCATCCATTTGTTTCACGTGAAACATCCTATTCTCGGAGACCCGATCTACGGCACGACCTTCGAAGCTGCCAACAGTTACCTGGAAGACGAGATCAGTGAAGAGGAACGCTTTATCGAGACTGGGGCACAGAGATTGATGCTGCATGCGCATACGCTCTCTTTTACGTATGGGAACAGATTTTTTATAGAGAGTAAAAGTGATTTTGGGGAGATGAGTGGACTCATCTGTCCAAAGGATATACGACGATTTAATAGGTCATAG
- the rlmN gene encoding 23S rRNA (adenine(2503)-C(2))-methyltransferase RlmN, which translates to MKKIIQDLTKEELAQKIKPAFRAKQIYNWIYHKYATSFEEMKNLPKAMREELDAEYTVAPLKTVTVQDSMDGSRKYLFELHDGHTVEAVLLLMREKEYHEDGSVKHQERYTVCISSQVGCKVGCAFCLTAKGGFMRNLTAGEIVEQLRMIKKDNDIAANRRVNIVFMGMGEPLDNLEAVAKSVKIFADEEGMAIAPHRQTISTSGLSSKIEKLGKMELGINLAISLHAVDDELRQQLMPINKAYNIESIITAVRNFPVNDRKRVMFEYLVIKDVNDDISAAKKLLSLLDGIKAKVNLIYFNPYGGTEFKRPSEEDMKKFQEYLTKRGLHCTIRESKGLDISAACGQLREQELGEDV; encoded by the coding sequence ATGAAAAAAATAATCCAAGACCTCACCAAGGAAGAGTTAGCCCAAAAGATCAAGCCGGCCTTCCGTGCCAAACAGATCTATAACTGGATCTATCACAAATATGCCACTTCGTTCGAGGAGATGAAGAATCTTCCCAAGGCGATGAGAGAAGAACTTGATGCGGAATATACCGTTGCCCCGCTCAAGACCGTGACGGTACAGGACAGCATGGACGGCAGCCGAAAATACCTCTTTGAACTGCATGACGGACATACGGTCGAAGCCGTACTCTTGTTGATGCGGGAGAAGGAGTATCATGAAGATGGCTCTGTAAAGCATCAGGAGCGCTATACAGTGTGTATCTCCTCCCAGGTAGGGTGCAAGGTAGGGTGCGCCTTCTGTTTGACCGCAAAGGGCGGTTTTATGCGAAATCTGACGGCCGGTGAGATCGTTGAGCAGCTGCGTATGATCAAAAAGGACAATGACATCGCTGCCAACCGCCGTGTCAACATCGTTTTCATGGGTATGGGTGAGCCGCTTGACAACCTTGAAGCAGTCGCGAAGTCTGTCAAGATCTTCGCCGACGAAGAGGGTATGGCCATTGCACCGCATCGGCAGACTATATCGACCTCGGGTCTTAGCAGCAAGATCGAGAAGCTTGGCAAAATGGAACTGGGGATCAATCTTGCCATCTCCCTGCATGCGGTGGATGATGAACTGCGTCAACAGCTCATGCCTATTAACAAAGCCTACAATATCGAGTCGATCATTACGGCAGTCAGAAACTTCCCTGTCAATGACAGAAAAAGGGTCATGTTCGAGTATCTTGTCATCAAAGATGTCAATGACGATATCTCGGCAGCCAAGAAGCTCCTCTCTCTGCTTGACGGCATCAAAGCCAAGGTCAACCTGATCTACTTCAACCCCTATGGTGGCACTGAGTTCAAACGCCCGAGTGAAGAAGATATGAAGAAGTTTCAGGAGTATTTAACCAAAAGAGGACTACATTGCACCATTCGTGAGTCCAAGGGGCTGGATATTTCAGCTGCCTGCGGGCAACTCAGGGAACAAGAATTAGGAGAAGATGTATAA
- a CDS encoding purine-nucleoside phosphorylase: MIICAGRSEQFDFAMPVGVGMMEVAINLTRLCESKKPDYILFVGTAGSYGEKKIFDIIESKTAANVENSFFTGGSYSPIDNVVSSVKDVSRETIVNSSNYITTDKKMGPYYTAQNIHLENMEFFAVMKVAQFYGISAGGIFVVTNYCDENAHEDFEKNRKEAMKRLDAYVKSRAKKA; the protein is encoded by the coding sequence ATGATCATTTGTGCAGGAAGAAGCGAACAGTTCGACTTTGCTATGCCCGTAGGGGTCGGGATGATGGAAGTGGCGATAAACCTTACGCGCCTCTGTGAATCAAAGAAACCGGACTATATCCTTTTTGTGGGAACAGCAGGCTCTTACGGGGAGAAGAAGATATTCGATATCATCGAGTCCAAAACAGCCGCCAATGTAGAGAACAGTTTTTTTACCGGCGGTTCTTACTCTCCCATAGACAATGTGGTCTCTTCTGTCAAGGATGTTTCACGTGAAACTATAGTAAATTCTTCCAATTACATTACGACAGACAAGAAGATGGGCCCCTACTATACGGCACAGAACATTCACCTTGAGAATATGGAATTCTTTGCGGTCATGAAAGTGGCACAGTTCTACGGGATCTCCGCAGGAGGTATATTCGTAGTGACGAATTACTGTGACGAGAATGCGCATGAGGATTTCGAGAAGAACCGGAAAGAGGCGATGAAGCGTCTGGATGCGTATGTAAAATCCAGGGCAAAAAAAGCGTAG
- the hisF gene encoding imidazole glycerol phosphate synthase subunit HisF, with amino-acid sequence MDYFAKRIIPCLDVNEGRVVKGVNFVGLRDAGDPVEVAKRYNEEGADEITFLDIGASHEGRDTIVDVVKKVAQEVFIPLTVGGGIRELPDIYNLLNVGCDKVSINSAAIKRPAFIEEGAKRFGSQCIVVAIDAKRVGDGTWHIFTHGGRNDTGIDALQWAKEAYERGAGELLVTSMDADGTKAGFDNELNRKIGEVVNIPVIASGGAGTMQHIEEAFTLGNADAALAASIFHFKEIDIMELKHYLKTKNIPVRL; translated from the coding sequence ATGGATTATTTCGCAAAACGTATCATCCCCTGTCTCGATGTCAACGAAGGACGTGTGGTCAAAGGGGTCAATTTTGTAGGTCTGCGTGATGCAGGAGACCCTGTTGAAGTGGCAAAGCGCTACAATGAAGAGGGTGCCGATGAGATCACTTTTCTGGATATCGGTGCCAGCCATGAAGGGCGAGACACCATTGTGGATGTGGTCAAGAAAGTGGCACAGGAGGTCTTTATTCCTCTGACGGTTGGCGGAGGGATACGCGAACTTCCCGATATCTACAACCTTTTGAATGTAGGGTGCGACAAGGTCAGCATCAATTCTGCTGCAATCAAACGTCCGGCATTCATCGAAGAGGGTGCCAAGCGTTTCGGTTCCCAGTGTATCGTGGTCGCTATCGATGCCAAAAGAGTAGGGGACGGTACCTGGCACATCTTTACACACGGCGGCAGGAACGATACAGGTATCGATGCACTGCAGTGGGCCAAAGAGGCGTATGAGAGAGGGGCGGGCGAACTGCTTGTTACCTCGATGGATGCAGACGGTACCAAAGCAGGTTTTGATAATGAGCTGAACCGGAAGATCGGTGAAGTAGTAAATATCCCTGTGATCGCCAGCGGTGGAGCAGGGACCATGCAGCATATCGAAGAGGCATTCACCCTGGGCAATGCAGATGCAGCGCTGGCAGCATCGATTTTTCACTTCAAGGAGATAGACATTATGGAACTCAAGCACTATCTCAAAACAAAAAACATACCCGTAAGGCTTTAA
- the rsmA gene encoding 16S rRNA (adenine(1518)-N(6)/adenine(1519)-N(6))-dimethyltransferase RsmA: MIIENLAEFASKKFGQNFLKSNHYLQKIIQAMPNDDLRVAEIGPGLGDLTKELVKARNVTAFEVDKRLCEHLNNEFEEPIRHGNFELRCGDVLERWESGSLLDEPYHLVANLPYYIATNIILKAFKDEHCRSVLVMVQKEVAVKFAAEAGQKAFSALSVLASTVGKATLCFEVEREAFVPPPNVTSAVLLIEKRQSFDDEKFEAFLKIAFAQPRKKLSKNLMAAFSKELVEATFAKLELPSNMRPHEAGTSIYHHLYNELKDNLDGKQQSRQRKLSKSRAQNSRK, encoded by the coding sequence ATGATTATTGAAAATTTGGCTGAATTCGCAAGTAAGAAATTTGGTCAGAATTTTCTGAAAAGCAATCACTACCTTCAGAAAATCATCCAAGCGATGCCCAACGACGACCTCAGGGTCGCAGAAATTGGGCCTGGCTTAGGTGATTTAACCAAAGAGCTTGTAAAAGCTCGAAATGTCACAGCATTTGAGGTTGATAAAAGATTATGCGAGCATCTGAACAACGAATTCGAGGAGCCCATCCGTCACGGGAATTTCGAATTGCGTTGCGGGGATGTGCTTGAGCGTTGGGAGTCGGGAAGTCTGCTGGATGAGCCTTATCATCTGGTAGCCAACCTGCCCTATTATATCGCGACCAATATCATCTTAAAAGCATTCAAGGATGAACACTGCCGGTCCGTACTGGTCATGGTTCAGAAAGAAGTTGCCGTGAAATTCGCGGCAGAAGCAGGACAGAAAGCGTTTTCAGCGCTCTCCGTTCTTGCTTCGACAGTAGGGAAAGCGACGCTCTGTTTCGAAGTTGAGCGCGAAGCATTCGTTCCTCCCCCCAATGTCACTTCCGCCGTGCTTTTAATTGAGAAAAGACAGTCATTCGATGACGAGAAGTTCGAAGCGTTCCTCAAGATCGCTTTTGCGCAGCCGCGTAAAAAACTCTCCAAAAATCTCATGGCTGCTTTTTCCAAAGAGTTGGTAGAAGCAACCTTCGCAAAACTGGAACTTCCTTCCAATATGCGGCCTCATGAAGCTGGGACATCTATTTATCATCACTTATACAATGAATTAAAGGATAATTTAGATGGAAAACAACAATCAAGACAACGGAAACTCTCAAAATCAAGAGCCCAGAACTCAAGAAAATAG
- a CDS encoding ribonuclease J → MENNNQDNGNSQNQEPRTQENRQQENRTQGNNPQRNRRPNPHRQNRPSNNTQQGENKQGEPRQGENRQGNNPNRKPNPNRKPNPNRQKDSGDGQGNSQNRKQGNNQNRGNNQNRKPGNNQNRGNNQNKGRGGKRKNVTTVNEAMRASIEENKRVQEARMAPWKQIDLNSKGKVRFTPLGGLGEIGGNMAVLETETTAIVIDVGMSFPDETMHGVDILVPDFSYLHVIKDKIKAIVITHGHEDHIGAMPYLFKELKFPVYGTPLALAMIENKFNEHGLKADSKYFNFVTKRKQYTIGDLQIEWIHNTHSIIDACSLAIETPAGTLIHTADFKVDHTPVDGYTMDLQRYAYYGAKGVLCLFSDSTNSHNPGFTKSETVVGKTFDSLFEMAKGRVIMSTFSSNVHRIFQAMERGVKHGRKICVIGRSMERNVETNRALGFVDIEDRHFIEVHEVPKYSDNEVLIVTTGSQGETMAALNRMATDEHRHIKLKPSDTVIISASAIPGNEASVSKLMNLLIKAGVTVRYKEFSDIHVSGHAAQEEQKLILRLVQPKFFLPVHGEYNHIAKHARTAVSCGVDERNILLMNDGDQVEITPKYLKKVKTVKSGKTYIDNQNNMTIENDVVLDRQKLAEDGIVTIVAQIAQSNGKVVGKPVVYTHGLVPDKEDKKFAKEIEVLLETMLLNMKGEGLKDHTHVENEIRNAVRKHVIRSKKRYPLIIPTVFIV, encoded by the coding sequence ATGGAAAACAACAATCAAGACAACGGAAACTCTCAAAATCAAGAGCCCAGAACTCAAGAAAATAGACAGCAAGAGAACAGAACGCAGGGAAACAACCCGCAGCGTAACAGAAGACCCAACCCCCACAGACAGAACAGACCAAGCAACAATACTCAGCAGGGCGAAAACAAGCAAGGGGAACCAAGACAGGGTGAGAACAGACAGGGCAACAACCCCAACAGGAAGCCAAACCCCAACAGAAAACCAAACCCGAACAGACAGAAGGACAGCGGTGACGGACAGGGGAACAGCCAGAACAGAAAACAGGGTAACAATCAGAACCGCGGGAACAACCAGAACAGAAAACCCGGTAACAATCAGAACCGTGGGAACAACCAGAACAAGGGACGTGGCGGCAAGCGCAAGAACGTAACCACCGTCAACGAAGCGATGCGTGCTTCCATTGAGGAGAACAAACGCGTTCAGGAAGCCAGAATGGCCCCATGGAAGCAGATAGACCTCAACTCCAAAGGGAAAGTACGTTTCACGCCGCTTGGCGGCCTGGGCGAGATCGGCGGGAACATGGCGGTACTCGAAACAGAGACCACGGCCATCGTCATCGATGTGGGTATGAGCTTCCCTGATGAGACGATGCACGGCGTGGATATCCTCGTGCCGGACTTCTCCTACCTGCATGTCATCAAGGACAAGATCAAAGCCATCGTCATCACCCACGGTCACGAAGACCACATCGGTGCGATGCCTTACCTCTTCAAAGAGCTGAAGTTCCCTGTTTACGGGACACCGCTTGCCCTGGCGATGATCGAAAACAAGTTCAACGAACACGGCCTGAAAGCAGATTCGAAATACTTCAATTTCGTCACGAAGCGCAAGCAGTACACTATCGGCGATCTGCAGATCGAATGGATCCACAACACCCACTCCATCATCGATGCCTGTTCGCTTGCCATCGAAACACCGGCGGGCACACTGATACACACAGCCGACTTCAAAGTGGACCATACACCAGTGGACGGCTACACGATGGACCTCCAGCGTTATGCCTACTATGGTGCCAAAGGGGTGCTCTGTCTTTTCTCAGACTCTACCAACTCGCACAATCCGGGCTTTACCAAGAGTGAAACAGTCGTAGGAAAGACCTTCGATTCTCTCTTCGAAATGGCAAAAGGACGTGTGATAATGTCTACTTTCTCTTCCAACGTACACCGTATCTTCCAGGCGATGGAGCGCGGCGTGAAGCATGGCAGGAAGATCTGTGTTATCGGACGTTCCATGGAAAGGAACGTCGAGACCAACCGTGCACTCGGTTTCGTGGATATAGAGGACAGACACTTCATTGAAGTCCATGAAGTGCCGAAATATTCGGACAATGAAGTCCTCATCGTTACGACCGGTTCACAGGGGGAAACGATGGCCGCCCTTAACCGTATGGCGACCGATGAGCACAGACATATCAAACTCAAGCCGTCCGATACGGTCATCATCTCTGCTTCGGCGATCCCGGGAAACGAAGCTTCTGTCTCCAAACTGATGAACCTGCTTATCAAAGCCGGTGTGACAGTACGTTACAAGGAATTCTCGGACATTCACGTTTCGGGACACGCAGCACAGGAGGAGCAGAAACTCATTCTCAGACTGGTACAGCCGAAGTTCTTCCTCCCTGTACACGGGGAGTATAACCACATCGCCAAGCATGCCAGAACAGCGGTAAGCTGCGGTGTGGATGAGCGAAACATCCTGCTTATGAACGACGGGGACCAGGTGGAGATCACACCGAAGTATCTCAAAAAGGTCAAGACCGTCAAGTCCGGAAAGACCTATATCGACAACCAGAACAACATGACCATCGAAAACGATGTGGTACTCGACAGACAGAAACTGGCCGAGGACGGTATTGTAACGATCGTTGCACAGATCGCACAGAGCAACGGAAAAGTCGTCGGAAAGCCTGTGGTCTATACCCACGGTCTTGTCCCTGACAAAGAGGACAAGAAGTTCGCCAAAGAGATCGAAGTACTGCTCGAAACGATGCTTCTGAACATGAAAGGCGAAGGTCTCAAGGACCATACGCATGTAGAGAACGAGATCCGCAATGCGGTACGCAAGCATGTGATCCGCAGCAAGAAACGTTATCCGCTTATCATCCCGACGGTCTTCATCGTATAA